Proteins from a single region of Camelina sativa cultivar DH55 unplaced genomic scaffold, Cs unpScaffold06702, whole genome shotgun sequence:
- the LOC104774905 gene encoding valine--tRNA ligase, mitochondrial 1-like, producing MLGDTAIAVHPDDARYKHLHGKFAVHPFNGRKLPIICDGILVDPNFGTGCVKITPAHDPNDCEVGKRHKLEFINIFTDDGKINTNGGSDFTGMPRFAAREAVVEALQKH from the exons ATGCTTGGGGATACTGCTATTGCTGTTCATCCTGATGATGCAAGATACAAGCATCTTCATGGGAAATTTGCTGTGCACCCATTTAATGGACGGAAGTTACCAATTATCTGTGATGGAATACTTGTTGATCCAAATTTTGGTACTGGTTGTGTTAAG ATTACTCCTGCCCATGACCCCAATGATTGTGAGGTTGGAAAGCGCCACAAGCTggaatttataaacatattcaCTGATGATGGAAAAATCAACACAAATGGCGGGTCTGACTTCACAGGGATGCCACGCTTTGCAGCTCGTG